One Maribacter cobaltidurans genomic window carries:
- a CDS encoding Gfo/Idh/MocA family oxidoreductase: MSTKKVNVAIIGLGFGAEFIPIYQKHPNANLVALCQRNEAKLNELADAFGIDKRYTSYEELLKDPEIDAVHINTPIPNHGEQSIKALNAGKHVACTVPMATTVEECAEIVRLTQETGLTYMMMETVVYAREFLYMKELYENGELGKVQFLKASHQQDMDGWPNYWPGLPPMHYATHCVGPVLALTQGEAEYVSCFGSGTIREELIKEYNSPYAVETTHIKFKDSDLSAQVYRSLFDVARQYRESFEVYGSKKSVEWPLIEGKPLVVHTAKKPEPEIPEEVESPDYAKLLPKEIQHFTTQGVYDSEENEHLSFTQGAGHGGSHPHLVHEFVEALVQERAPYPNAKQSANITCVGILAHESAQQGGAIIKLPEFTFS; the protein is encoded by the coding sequence ATGAGTACAAAGAAAGTGAACGTAGCCATTATCGGTTTAGGTTTTGGTGCAGAATTTATTCCCATATATCAAAAGCATCCCAATGCGAATTTAGTGGCCCTCTGCCAACGAAACGAGGCCAAGTTGAACGAATTGGCGGACGCCTTCGGTATCGACAAGAGATATACCTCTTATGAGGAACTGCTTAAAGACCCAGAGATTGATGCCGTGCATATCAATACACCGATCCCAAACCATGGGGAACAATCCATTAAGGCCTTAAATGCCGGTAAGCATGTGGCTTGTACGGTACCTATGGCCACCACGGTTGAGGAATGTGCCGAAATTGTTCGACTGACCCAGGAAACCGGACTCACCTACATGATGATGGAAACGGTGGTCTATGCCAGGGAATTCTTATATATGAAAGAGCTTTATGAAAATGGTGAGTTGGGCAAGGTTCAATTTTTAAAGGCAAGCCACCAACAGGATATGGACGGATGGCCCAATTACTGGCCCGGACTGCCACCTATGCATTACGCAACACATTGTGTGGGACCGGTTTTGGCGTTGACCCAAGGTGAAGCGGAATATGTTTCCTGTTTTGGTTCGGGTACAATAAGGGAAGAATTGATCAAAGAATATAATTCGCCGTATGCCGTGGAAACGACCCATATTAAATTCAAGGATTCCGATTTGAGTGCACAAGTCTACCGTTCGTTGTTTGATGTCGCCAGACAATATCGGGAAAGTTTTGAAGTCTATGGTTCCAAGAAATCTGTGGAATGGCCCTTGATAGAGGGAAAACCCTTGGTAGTCCACACCGCTAAAAAACCAGAACCAGAGATTCCAGAAGAGGTTGAAAGTCCGGATTACGCTAAATTGTTGCCCAAGGAAATTCAACATTTTACGACCCAAGGGGTTTATGATTCCGAGGAAAATGAACATTTGTCCTTTACCCAAGGTGCTGGGCATGGGGGATCACATCCGCACTTGGTGCATGAATTTGTGGAAGCCTTGGTGCAGGAGAGAGCTCCATATCCCAATGCAAAGCAATCGGCCAATATAACCTGTGTGGGGATTTTAGCACATGAATCCGCCCAGCAGGGTGGGGCTATCATAAAATTGCCGGAGTTTACATTTTCTTAA
- a CDS encoding C-type lectin domain-containing protein: MKYILGLLFTLVLGFHVIHGQETYSDTFTNFSYGNNDGSMTFDGNWTETGESDNPGSGRILIDGQRLRFQNLDNSYITRNLNLANALSATLTFDFQRTNGNEVVSVQLFDGTSYTTIGNLNGSGSFSYSLNANQMVYNAGIRFISGSGGWSNSETMYIDNVLFSVIFPNDPPVVVGAGDQVYCNGSSTPIAQSINITDPDDTSTTAVYIQISNGYVIGEDLLTLTGSHPGITASWDPVEGKLTLRGPASYTAFENAILDVHYSTSAANPTGMRQFSITVGEANFLPATGHYYEYVADAGITWTDAEVAASNRTYFGLQGYLATLTNQEEADFSGSQAQGVGWIGASDAASEGQWLWVTGPEAGTPFWSGTAGGTTLPPTNFANWNGGEPNQSGNEDYAHITDPSVVRGGAPLGSWNDLPNAGGSGAYSPQGYVVEYGGMPGDPVLNISATTTLTMDNTAPTWLTATGALDENYQCAADVPSLAACGALNVTFFNEAQYSWGFGLQNNTGSQIDAWEVRITNADYQLNASQLSNQSAFVYTEVDNNDGTYDLILSGTGPIAPYGSIPGGNIEWSGVNFGYNPSSNGTSVFCGALPFTPPVATDDCTVANISIVNDAIINFSSASDFTRVITYVATDSSGNTSVPFTKTITVQDTTAPTASNPASVTVFCSADVPAPDINVVTDEADNCIGPLTVAHIGDSTDGGTNPEIITRTYSITDSAGNSSSVFQTINVYNVEITTQPSNISTVAGTTIDFMVIANNADQYQWQVSTDGGTSFTDLVNGNGYAGVQTPNLQLLGTSVDLQKNSYRYRVLVSNSTASCPPLVSQAAILTIGVRTIVTNRRITHRVNKN; this comes from the coding sequence TTGAAATACATTCTAGGCTTACTTTTCACTTTAGTGTTAGGATTCCATGTTATACATGGACAAGAAACGTATTCAGATACGTTTACCAACTTTTCCTACGGCAATAATGACGGTTCTATGACCTTTGATGGGAATTGGACCGAAACAGGAGAATCTGATAACCCGGGTTCTGGACGAATACTGATTGATGGTCAACGCCTGCGATTTCAAAATCTGGACAATAGCTATATTACTCGAAACCTAAACCTGGCAAATGCCTTAAGTGCGACACTTACCTTTGATTTTCAGCGGACCAATGGAAATGAAGTCGTCTCGGTTCAACTCTTTGATGGTACCTCATATACTACAATAGGCAATCTTAATGGTTCGGGTTCTTTTAGCTATAGTTTGAACGCCAACCAAATGGTTTACAATGCAGGTATCCGTTTTATTTCTGGTAGTGGCGGTTGGAGCAATTCTGAAACGATGTATATAGACAATGTATTGTTTTCGGTCATTTTTCCAAATGATCCTCCAGTAGTTGTTGGAGCAGGGGATCAGGTGTATTGTAACGGGAGTTCCACACCCATTGCCCAAAGTATAAATATCACCGATCCAGACGATACCTCTACCACAGCAGTTTATATTCAAATTTCCAATGGATACGTTATCGGGGAAGACTTACTAACCCTTACCGGTAGCCATCCGGGCATCACCGCAAGTTGGGATCCTGTTGAAGGAAAACTAACGCTACGGGGACCGGCGTCCTATACGGCTTTTGAAAATGCCATTTTGGATGTCCACTATTCCACCAGTGCAGCAAATCCTACAGGTATGCGACAATTTTCCATTACCGTGGGCGAGGCCAATTTTTTGCCTGCAACAGGACATTATTATGAATATGTGGCTGATGCAGGTATTACCTGGACAGATGCCGAAGTAGCGGCCAGCAATCGTACGTATTTCGGGCTCCAGGGCTATCTGGCCACTCTGACCAACCAAGAAGAAGCCGATTTTTCCGGTTCCCAAGCGCAGGGCGTTGGATGGATAGGTGCCTCTGATGCCGCTTCCGAAGGCCAATGGTTATGGGTTACCGGACCAGAGGCGGGAACACCGTTTTGGAGTGGGACGGCCGGTGGAACTACCCTGCCGCCCACTAATTTTGCCAATTGGAACGGAGGGGAACCCAATCAGTCCGGGAATGAAGATTATGCACATATTACAGACCCCTCCGTGGTTAGGGGGGGAGCTCCCTTAGGATCTTGGAACGATTTGCCCAATGCTGGAGGGAGCGGCGCATACAGCCCACAAGGCTATGTGGTGGAATACGGAGGCATGCCAGGAGATCCTGTGCTGAATATCAGCGCCACCACCACTTTGACCATGGATAACACTGCCCCTACGTGGTTAACTGCCACAGGAGCTTTGGATGAAAATTACCAATGTGCTGCCGATGTACCTTCCCTAGCGGCCTGTGGAGCCCTCAATGTAACTTTTTTTAACGAAGCTCAATATTCATGGGGTTTCGGTCTTCAAAACAATACAGGTTCCCAAATTGATGCTTGGGAGGTACGCATCACTAATGCCGATTATCAATTGAATGCAAGTCAGTTAAGTAACCAAAGTGCTTTCGTTTATACTGAGGTGGACAATAATGACGGTACGTATGACCTTATCCTTTCCGGTACGGGCCCCATTGCACCATACGGAAGTATTCCAGGAGGAAATATTGAATGGTCTGGAGTCAATTTTGGCTATAATCCCTCTTCGAATGGTACTTCGGTTTTTTGTGGGGCACTTCCTTTTACACCTCCCGTGGCCACGGATGATTGCACCGTAGCGAACATTTCTATTGTAAATGATGCGATTATCAATTTCAGTTCGGCCAGTGACTTTACAAGGGTCATAACTTATGTGGCAACGGATAGCAGTGGTAATACAAGTGTTCCTTTTACGAAGACCATAACCGTGCAGGATACCACGGCGCCCACAGCCAGCAATCCCGCTTCCGTTACCGTTTTTTGTAGTGCCGACGTACCTGCTCCCGACATAAACGTGGTTACGGATGAAGCCGACAATTGTATCGGTCCCTTGACGGTGGCCCACATAGGAGATAGTACCGATGGAGGCACTAACCCGGAAATCATAACTAGGACTTATAGTATTACGGATAGTGCCGGGAACTCTAGTAGTGTTTTTCAAACTATCAATGTCTATAACGTGGAAATAACTACACAACCCTCCAATATATCTACTGTGGCGGGAACTACTATTGACTTTATGGTTATTGCGAACAATGCGGACCAATACCAATGGCAAGTAAGTACGGATGGTGGAACATCCTTTACTGACCTAGTCAATGGCAACGGCTATGCGGGTGTTCAAACACCTAATTTGCAACTTTTAGGAACTTCTGTAGACCTACAGAAGAATAGCTATCGTTACCGTGTATTGGTATCCAATTCCACCGCATCATGTCCGCCATTAGTCTCCCAGGCCGCTATTTTGACCATTGGTGTGCGCACCATAGTTACCAATAGGCGTATTACCCATCGAGTCAATAAAAACTAG